In a single window of the Elaeis guineensis isolate ETL-2024a chromosome 6, EG11, whole genome shotgun sequence genome:
- the LOC140858379 gene encoding mavicyanin-like, with the protein MDMAVAITVLVAFASVALSSGEVYKVGDKAGWTTLGNVNYTAWAANKNFKVGDIIQFVYNKDFHNVAEVSLEDYKSCNAGSPKATYKSGNDSITLRTDGHYFFLCAVPGHCAVGQKVDIQVAKLAPSAAPSSPPEAVPPSNPATPPTEGTPPTEGPPQPQPSGASATAESRVVGFLMVVLAFAATFGGLMLPR; encoded by the exons ATGGACATGGCCGTGGCCATCACCGTTCTCGTGGCCTTTGCTTCCGTGGCGTTGTCCTCAGGGGAAGTCTATAAGGTCGGAGATAAAGCTGGTTGGACCACCTTGGGCAATGTCAACTACACCGCCTGGGCTGCCAACAAGAACTTCAAAGTTGGAGATATCATcc AGTTTGTGTACAACAAGGACTTCCATAACGTGGCAGAGGTGAGCCTGGAAGACTACAAGTCGTGCAACGCCGGGTCCCCAAAGGCCACGTACAAGTCGGGCAACGACTCCATCACCCTCAGGACCGACGGCCACTACTTCTTCCTCTGCGCCGTCCCCGGTCACTGCGCCGTCGGCCAGAAAGTCGACATCCAGGTCGCCAAGCTCGCCCCCTCTGCTGCCCCTTCCAGCCCCCCGGAAGCCGTCCCCCCTTCCAACCCGGCCACCCCGCCCACCGAAGGCACCCCGCCAACCGAAGGCCCCCCTCAACCCCAGCCGAGCGGCGCCTCTGCCACCGCGGAATCCAGGGTTGTGGGCTTCCTAATGGTTGTGCTTGCCTTTGCGGCCACCTTTGGGGGTCTCATGTTGCCCCGTTAG
- the LOC140858620 gene encoding insulin-degrading enzyme-like 1, peroxisomal (The sequence of the model RefSeq protein was modified relative to this genomic sequence to represent the inferred CDS: added 12 bases not found in genome assembly) — MAVGKSDVEIFKPRNDKREYRRIVLPNSLEVLLISDPDTDKAAASMDVSVGYFCDPDGLEGLAHFLEHMLFYASEKYPMEDSYSKYITEHGGSANAFTSSEHTNFYFDVNVDCFEEALDRFAQFFVRPLMSPDATLREIKAVDSENQKNLLSDGWRMSQLQKHLCSKDHPYHKFSTGNWETLEVKPKSKGLDTRLELIKFYEENYSANLMHLVVYARESLNDIQKLVEREFCDIRNTERDYFHFLGQPCSLEHLQILVKAVPIREGHALKITWPITPSIRYYKEGPCRYLSHLIGHEGEGSLFYILKQLGWAISLEAGEGDWSLEFSFFYVSIELTDAGHEHIEDIVGLLFKYILLLQNSGVMKWIFDELVAICETGFHYRDKIPPIHYVVNIASNMQKAF; from the exons ATGGCGGTGGGGAAATCGGATGTGGAGATCTTTAAGCCCCGCAACGACAAGCGGGAGTACCGGAGGATCGTCCTCCCCAATTCTCTGGAGGTCCTCCTCATCAGCGATCCCGACACCGATAAG GCTGCTGCTTCCATGGATGTTTCCGTTGGTTATTTCTGCGATCCCGATGGACTCGAAGGCCTGGCTCACTTTCTTG AGCATATGCTGTTTTATGCTAGTGAGAAATATCCCATGGAAGATAGTTACTCAAAGTACATTACGGAG CATGGTGGTTCCGCTAATGCTTTTACATCTTCTGAGCACACAAACTTTTATTTCGATGTCAATGTGGACTGCTTTGAGGAGGCCTTAGATAG ATTTGCTCAGTTCTTCGTTAGGCCTTTGATGTCTCCTGATGCTACACTTAGGGAAATAAAAGCTGTCGACTCTG AGAATCAGAAGAATCTATTGTCTGATGGCTGGCGAATGTCTCAG CTTCAAAAACATCTATGTTCAAAGGATCATCCATATCATAAATTCAGTACAG GAAATTGGGAGACATTGGAGGTTAAACCAAAATCCAAAGGCTTAGACACAAGGCTTGAGCTAATTAAATTTTACGAAGAGAATTATTCGGCAAACCTTATGCACCTTGTTGTATATGCAAGAG AGAGTCTCAATGATATTCAAAAACTGGTTGAAAGGGAGTTCTGTGATATTCGAAATACTGAACGGGACTACTTCCATTTTCTTGGTCAGCCTTGCTCGTTAGAACATCTTCAG ATTCTTGTTAAAGCAGTCCCAATAAGGGAAGGTCACGCATTGAAAATTACATGGCCAATCACTCCTAGCATACGCTATTACAAAGAAGGTCCTTGCCGGTACCTTAGTCACCTTATCGGGCATGAAGGCGAGGGTTCTCTCTTTTACATTTTGAAGCAGTTAG GATGGGCTATAAGTCTGGAAGCTGGGGAAGGGGATTGGAGTCTTGAGTTTTCCTTTTTCTATGTGTCTATTGAGCTCACTGATGCAGGTCATG agcatatagaagatattgttgGATTATTGTTCAAATATATTCTCCTCTTACAGAATTCTGGAGTCATGAAATGGATTTTTGATGAG